One Psychrobacillus glaciei genomic region harbors:
- a CDS encoding LysR family transcriptional regulator, translating into MEYQWLKTFIVAAETSNFRKASEKLLISQPGVTVHIKLLEEYLGVCLFERTNKRVHLTEAGKMFYTEAIQLTKGFEVSVNRLHAFTEGYTRQWNIAISPLMAETILPYILRSFMNNHPDLEVSIRVEESSSIEDLVCSGEVNIGISALEATRKSIQSIELYKDPLLFIVPTDAYDDETGPVIDPEDYLKDHYLFTHHHPVVWDALLLQLRKKVINMRPMKVTQAYIVKRFIQEGLGTSFLPQSIVKRELIEGRVMSIPFDLFPLPEVKTYLLLKTLGDLEKEFIKKISQYYFG; encoded by the coding sequence TTGGAATATCAATGGTTAAAAACCTTTATAGTCGCAGCTGAAACAAGTAATTTCAGAAAAGCCTCTGAAAAATTATTAATTTCACAGCCAGGTGTTACTGTCCATATAAAATTATTAGAGGAGTACCTAGGAGTATGTCTATTTGAACGAACTAATAAGCGGGTGCACTTAACCGAAGCAGGTAAAATGTTTTATACAGAAGCTATACAACTTACTAAAGGCTTTGAGGTAAGTGTTAATCGTCTACATGCTTTTACTGAGGGGTACACTCGTCAGTGGAATATTGCAATTTCTCCTTTGATGGCCGAAACCATCTTACCTTATATTTTGCGTTCTTTCATGAACAATCATCCAGATCTAGAAGTATCTATACGAGTGGAAGAGTCGAGCTCCATTGAAGATTTAGTGTGTAGTGGAGAAGTTAATATTGGCATTTCAGCTTTAGAAGCAACAAGAAAAAGCATTCAATCTATTGAGCTTTATAAAGATCCACTTCTATTTATTGTTCCAACTGATGCATATGATGATGAAACAGGCCCTGTTATAGATCCAGAGGACTACTTAAAAGACCATTATTTATTCACTCATCATCACCCAGTCGTTTGGGATGCTCTTCTTTTACAGCTCCGCAAGAAAGTAATTAATATGAGACCAATGAAAGTGACGCAAGCCTATATAGTGAAACGTTTCATACAAGAAGGTCTAGGTACTTCCTTTCTTCCTCAGTCCATCGTGAAAAGGGAACTTATAGAAGGGCGTGTAATGAGTATCCCTTTTGATTTATTTCCTCTTCCCGAAGTAAAGACCTATCTTTTACTAAAAACATTAGGTGATTTAGAAAAAGAATTTATTAAAAAAATTTCCCAATACTACTTCGGTTAA
- a CDS encoding histidine phosphatase family protein: MKKQIYLIRHCQAEGQEADAPLTEKGYIQAIQLAEFLSNMKIDRIISSPFLRALESIDPFAKNNSLDVQIDHRLAERALSSISMPDWLEKLNATFNDMELKFEGGESSKEAQARMLEVIDEVISNDIENTIIVTHGNILSLLLNYYDHHFGFEKWRSLRNPDVFLLQHTNNTCSIERVWQK, encoded by the coding sequence ATGAAGAAACAAATATATCTGATTAGACATTGCCAAGCGGAAGGACAAGAAGCCGATGCACCCCTTACTGAGAAAGGGTATATCCAAGCTATTCAGCTTGCTGAATTCTTAAGTAACATGAAAATCGACCGAATTATTTCCAGTCCTTTTTTACGGGCGCTCGAATCTATTGACCCTTTTGCAAAAAACAACAGTTTAGACGTTCAAATAGATCATCGATTAGCAGAACGAGCACTAAGTTCCATATCCATGCCAGATTGGCTTGAGAAATTGAATGCGACGTTTAACGATATGGAGTTAAAATTTGAAGGTGGAGAATCGAGTAAGGAAGCTCAAGCACGAATGTTAGAAGTAATAGACGAGGTGATATCAAATGATATAGAAAATACAATAATCGTAACTCACGGAAATATCCTGTCTTTACTATTGAATTATTACGATCATCATTTTGGCTTTGAAAAATGGAGATCTTTAAGAAACCCTGATGTGTTTTTATTGCAACATACAAATAACACTTGTTCAATCGAGCGTGTGTGGCAAAAGTAA
- a CDS encoding KinB-signaling pathway activation protein encodes MTIRNWFIFFLNAMWIGGLITGVLGSIILWNKNFATYYEAGQWGAVIAAFIVLVGFGLIISVIAQMGFFAYLTIHQMGVNIFKSLTLWNWVQLLIIAFVIFDLIFFRFKATEGTSSHIWLRIVALGLLIGASVIVAIIKANKTKKQILISALFFMIAITTLEWLAALRVQSSDADAWLLIVLVPLLSVNAYQLLSLPKYNAKSDVDRKKLEARREARKEAIALKAK; translated from the coding sequence GTGACAATTCGAAATTGGTTTATATTTTTTCTAAATGCAATGTGGATAGGTGGACTAATCACAGGTGTATTAGGGTCAATAATATTATGGAATAAAAACTTTGCTACATACTATGAAGCAGGACAATGGGGAGCAGTGATCGCAGCATTTATCGTTTTAGTGGGCTTTGGACTTATCATAAGTGTAATTGCTCAGATGGGATTTTTTGCTTATTTAACAATCCATCAAATGGGCGTCAATATTTTCAAAAGCCTTACTTTATGGAATTGGGTGCAATTACTCATCATTGCATTTGTCATTTTTGACTTAATTTTCTTTCGATTTAAAGCTACTGAAGGGACGTCAAGCCACATCTGGCTACGAATAGTAGCACTGGGTCTTTTAATAGGTGCCTCAGTAATTGTAGCCATCATTAAGGCAAATAAAACAAAGAAACAAATATTAATCTCCGCTCTTTTCTTTATGATTGCAATTACGACACTTGAATGGTTGGCAGCTCTAAGGGTTCAATCGAGTGATGCGGATGCATGGTTACTAATTGTTTTGGTGCCACTTCTGTCAGTTAATGCATACCAATTATTGTCTTTGCCAAAATATAATGCAAAGTCAGACGTAGATAGAAAAAAATTAGAAGCGCGTAGAGAAGCAAGAAAAGAAGCAATCGCTTTAAAAGCGAAATAA
- the gerD gene encoding spore germination lipoprotein GerD, with protein MKYLALILLTICLLAGCSNSTSSTPSYDEMKKIVIDALQTEDGKKSVRKLLDDPEFKALLVIDSEQVKKSVEQTMLSKDAEEFWKEVYQDPKFSETMAKSMVKQQEELMKALIKDPEYLKDLESFFASADMKKELGKILQSADLRKEMEKVVEETIQSPLLQTKWQKLVEEAGSGSQKSGGGGSSGGSDTSKEGQEDSKK; from the coding sequence TTGAAGTATCTTGCTCTCATTTTATTAACTATTTGCTTACTCGCTGGGTGTAGCAACTCCACTTCCTCGACGCCTTCTTACGATGAGATGAAAAAAATCGTAATTGATGCATTGCAAACAGAAGATGGGAAAAAGTCTGTGCGAAAGCTTTTAGATGATCCTGAGTTTAAGGCATTATTAGTAATTGATAGTGAACAAGTAAAAAAATCTGTTGAGCAAACAATGTTATCCAAAGATGCAGAAGAATTTTGGAAAGAAGTTTACCAAGACCCTAAGTTTTCAGAAACAATGGCAAAGAGTATGGTAAAGCAACAAGAAGAGTTAATGAAAGCACTTATAAAGGATCCTGAATACTTAAAGGATTTAGAAAGCTTTTTCGCTTCTGCCGATATGAAAAAAGAGCTAGGGAAAATACTACAATCCGCTGATTTACGGAAAGAGATGGAAAAGGTCGTAGAAGAAACGATTCAAAGTCCTTTATTGCAAACAAAGTGGCAAAAGCTAGTGGAAGAGGCTGGGTCTGGTTCTCAAAAAAGTGGGGGCGGCGGTTCTTCAGGAGGTTCGGATACATCAAAAGAAGGGCAAGAGGATTCCAAAAAGTAA
- a CDS encoding Mrp/NBP35 family ATP-binding protein: MINEQQVRALLGELNDPFLHRTLEETNGISEVSIKEEKNHVSVKLAIAKINSGEQMQLQGKVVETLKNAGAATVGIRFEELPKEVLEQFRGQAKTSDSESILSPNSKVKIISIASGKGGVGKSTVSVNLAVALARLGKKVGLVDADIYGFSVPDMMGVKDVPQIKEDRIIPVERKGVKVISMGFFVENNTPVVWRGPMLGKVLDQFFKDVEWGELDFLLLDLPPGTGDIALDIHQMLPTSKEIVVTTPHPTAAFVAARAGAMALQTDHEILGVIENMSWYEVKSTGEREFVFGKGGGPKLADELRTELLGQIPLGQPDWNDIDFAPSVYAETHETGKIYLDIAREVIEKA, from the coding sequence ATGATTAATGAACAACAAGTTCGAGCATTACTTGGAGAATTAAACGATCCATTTTTACATAGAACGCTAGAAGAAACAAACGGAATCTCGGAAGTATCCATAAAGGAAGAAAAAAACCATGTTAGCGTAAAACTTGCAATTGCCAAAATTAATTCTGGTGAGCAAATGCAACTGCAAGGAAAAGTTGTGGAAACGTTGAAAAATGCAGGAGCAGCTACTGTTGGTATTCGTTTCGAGGAGCTTCCAAAAGAAGTATTAGAACAATTCCGTGGTCAGGCAAAAACAAGTGATAGTGAAAGTATCCTTTCTCCAAACAGTAAAGTTAAGATTATCTCCATTGCATCAGGTAAAGGTGGAGTTGGGAAATCTACTGTATCCGTAAATTTAGCAGTAGCACTTGCGCGTTTAGGGAAAAAAGTAGGTTTAGTAGACGCAGACATCTACGGATTTAGCGTACCGGATATGATGGGTGTAAAAGATGTTCCGCAGATTAAAGAAGATCGTATTATTCCGGTAGAAAGAAAAGGAGTAAAGGTCATTTCAATGGGGTTCTTTGTGGAAAACAATACGCCGGTTGTTTGGCGGGGACCAATGCTTGGAAAAGTTTTAGATCAATTCTTTAAAGATGTAGAATGGGGAGAGTTAGACTTCTTACTATTGGATTTACCACCTGGTACAGGTGACATTGCCTTAGATATTCATCAAATGTTACCTACGTCTAAAGAGATTGTTGTCACAACACCACATCCTACAGCTGCTTTTGTTGCTGCTAGAGCAGGTGCAATGGCACTACAAACAGATCATGAAATATTAGGAGTAATTGAAAATATGTCCTGGTACGAAGTGAAATCTACAGGTGAACGTGAGTTTGTATTTGGTAAGGGTGGGGGACCTAAACTTGCGGATGAACTTCGTACAGAATTACTTGGTCAAATTCCTCTTGGTCAACCAGATTGGAACGATATCGATTTTGCTCCGTCTGTTTACGCTGAAACGCATGAAACAGGAAAAATTTATTTAGACATCGCACGTGAAGTCATTGAAAAAGCATAA
- a CDS encoding N-acetylmuramoyl-L-alanine amidase has product MKKWLIIFVLFLISLLAVFYGTKASDLSFFMPEPLSGVKIVIDPGHGGIDGGASHGETIERDITLSMSLKLEKELKAKGATVVMTRRKEGDAIDEHDPNGDYRTTRARKRADLLLREEIMNNSEADIVLSLHVNAVPEERWRGAQVFYHAEGHEGGELLAKSIQAAIREDIGNTEREALAIKQVYILKKAKAPAVLVETGFLSNNEERELLKSEKYQKQMVEAIAKGVRRFVEDNIY; this is encoded by the coding sequence CTGAAAAAATGGCTGATTATCTTCGTATTGTTTTTGATATCTTTGCTAGCTGTATTTTATGGAACGAAAGCTAGTGATTTAAGTTTTTTCATGCCAGAACCATTAAGTGGAGTAAAAATTGTGATTGACCCTGGCCACGGAGGAATAGATGGGGGGGCCAGTCATGGAGAAACGATTGAGCGGGATATTACCTTATCAATGTCTCTAAAGCTAGAGAAAGAGTTAAAAGCTAAAGGGGCAACAGTTGTGATGACTCGTCGCAAAGAAGGTGATGCAATTGATGAGCATGATCCAAATGGAGATTATCGAACGACTCGTGCACGAAAGCGGGCAGATTTACTTCTAAGAGAAGAAATTATGAATAATTCAGAGGCAGATATTGTACTTAGTCTGCATGTGAATGCTGTACCGGAAGAAAGATGGAGAGGTGCGCAAGTATTTTACCATGCTGAAGGTCATGAGGGTGGGGAACTATTGGCAAAATCCATTCAAGCAGCTATTCGAGAAGATATAGGGAATACAGAAAGAGAAGCACTTGCTATAAAGCAAGTATATATTTTGAAAAAAGCAAAGGCTCCAGCCGTATTAGTCGAAACTGGATTTTTAAGTAATAATGAAGAACGGGAATTATTAAAATCGGAGAAGTATCAAAAGCAAATGGTGGAAGCAATTGCAAAAGGTGTACGTCGTTTCGTAGAGGATAATATTTACTAA
- a CDS encoding GNAT family N-acetyltransferase yields MADQIKIKDKTDAVYKAEFTKLLSEYEQNNIDYLSLLMEESFENWLLDNGFRKISVIHEYIKELGEEEYHESNLTFHALSEGFMTDSEFGRTYELCRLGTTNKNVPQPIDQVMASISNELGADWRNNCFYFLKDHELIGISIPHIEMGTIDEGRMFYFGIVPKWRGKGLGVEIHKITLKLMKKMNANYYVGSTDESNWHMIRIFEKNGCKLRDKKGIYRIEK; encoded by the coding sequence TTGGCTGATCAGATTAAGATAAAAGACAAAACCGATGCAGTATATAAAGCAGAGTTTACAAAACTATTGAGTGAATACGAACAGAATAATATTGATTATTTATCCTTACTAATGGAAGAAAGTTTTGAGAATTGGCTTCTAGATAATGGGTTCAGAAAAATCTCTGTTATTCATGAATATATAAAAGAATTAGGGGAAGAAGAATACCACGAAAGCAACCTAACGTTTCATGCTCTATCGGAAGGATTCATGACGGATTCAGAGTTTGGTCGTACATACGAATTATGTCGTTTGGGAACAACAAATAAAAATGTGCCGCAGCCAATAGATCAAGTGATGGCTTCTATAAGCAATGAATTAGGTGCCGACTGGAGAAACAACTGCTTTTACTTCTTAAAAGATCACGAATTAATTGGAATAAGTATTCCACATATCGAGATGGGAACGATAGATGAAGGACGAATGTTCTACTTTGGCATTGTTCCCAAATGGAGAGGGAAGGGCCTAGGTGTAGAGATTCACAAAATTACATTAAAATTAATGAAAAAAATGAATGCTAATTATTATGTCGGAAGTACAGATGAAAGTAATTGGCATATGATAAGAATTTTTGAGAAAAATGGTTGTAAATTAAGGGATAAGAAAGGGATATATAGGATAGAAAAATGA
- a CDS encoding MFS transporter, with amino-acid sequence MKSKFNMVTSTILVSIFIARFGTFLVLPYLTLFLLDEFQYTGVQIGTIISTLALSNLIMSFFVGPYIDKFPKNKVIITGLFGYLGCYIYFPFIDQYTGFIVFAAILGMSQAIVEPTYRVLLSLYTEPVNRRFIFNIRYFLINISAAIAPLTSVYFQQFGMKNLFFVVGFIFLINIITFAFIFKKYPMEQVAKNLEKRSIFHSFYVFKKDYAFSIFILALIFISFGYSQFDSTFSQYLGMIFNHKQALQYFAWLITTNAITVIVIQYFVYRLGEIISTTTSLMIGSGLLTVGLFLFGQTEHIVMLILAMIIFTAGEVLVFTMIDIHLDGMCEEHEKGTYFALSGVKSVGRIAGPSMGGLLLDSFSGGAIVFIIISLVTVLAIPSFYLSNKMRMRF; translated from the coding sequence ATGAAAAGCAAATTTAACATGGTAACGTCTACGATTCTTGTTAGCATTTTTATTGCGCGATTTGGAACATTTTTAGTGTTACCTTATCTGACGCTATTTTTACTAGACGAATTTCAATATACCGGAGTTCAAATTGGTACGATTATATCTACATTAGCTTTATCTAATTTAATCATGAGTTTCTTTGTGGGGCCTTATATCGACAAGTTTCCGAAGAATAAAGTTATTATCACTGGATTGTTTGGTTATTTAGGGTGTTATATTTATTTTCCTTTTATCGATCAATATACAGGATTCATTGTTTTTGCTGCGATTCTAGGAATGAGTCAAGCGATTGTAGAACCTACCTATCGAGTGTTATTAAGTTTATATACGGAACCAGTCAATAGACGATTCATATTCAATATCCGATACTTTTTGATTAATATTTCTGCAGCTATTGCACCACTTACATCTGTGTATTTTCAACAATTTGGTATGAAGAACTTGTTTTTTGTAGTTGGTTTTATTTTCTTAATTAACATTATTACGTTTGCATTCATCTTCAAAAAGTATCCAATGGAACAAGTAGCCAAAAATTTAGAGAAGCGATCCATCTTTCATTCCTTTTATGTATTCAAAAAGGATTATGCATTTAGCATTTTTATATTGGCATTAATTTTCATCAGTTTCGGTTACAGTCAATTTGATTCGACGTTTAGTCAATATTTGGGGATGATATTTAATCATAAGCAAGCACTGCAATATTTTGCATGGCTGATTACAACAAATGCAATTACCGTAATCGTTATTCAATATTTTGTTTATAGGTTAGGTGAAATTATTAGCACAACCACCTCGTTGATGATAGGTAGTGGGTTGTTAACTGTTGGTTTGTTTTTATTTGGACAGACTGAGCATATTGTTATGCTAATTTTAGCGATGATTATTTTTACGGCGGGAGAGGTATTAGTATTCACGATGATTGATATTCACCTGGATGGCATGTGCGAGGAACATGAAAAAGGGACCTATTTTGCTTTATCCGGAGTGAAATCTGTTGGGAGAATTGCCGGACCAAGTATGGGGGGCTTGCTGTTGGATAGTTTCAGTGGAGGCGCAATTGTCTTTATCATCATCAGTTTGGTAACTGTATTGGCTATACCGTCCTTTTATTTAAGCAATAAAATGAGAATGAGGTTTTAG
- a CDS encoding amino acid permease, producing MVPKKDNNLSQHAPQLEEQTLKRGLKARHLAMISIGGSIGTGLFLSSGAAIHTAGPGGALLAFALVGAMVYFVMTSLGEMAAFMPTSGSFSTYGTKFVDPAFGFALGWTYWFNWAMTIAAELSASTMIMKFWFPNSSSWVWSASFLILIFLLNYLSVKGYGEGEYWLSLIKVSAIVIFIVVGVLMIFGIMGGEAVGFKNFTVDDAPFSGGLLGVFIVFIAAGFSFQGTEIVGVAAGESEDPAKNIPIAIKSVFWRILLFYIFAIFVIALLVPYTDPSLQSENVMVSPFTLIFEKAGIAFAASLMNAVILTAVLSAGNSSLYASTRMLYSMAREGQAPQIFAKLNKRGIPVAGMVLTCAVGTLAFLASFFGDGKVYIWLMNAIGITGFIFWLGISISHYRFRKAFMAQGHSLDLLPYKAKWFPIGTIFAIACGLIVILAQNFQAFLADEVDWGSVIAAYLGVPLFLCLWFGYKIAKKTKLVKPEDVEFEFDYEKKIK from the coding sequence ATGGTACCAAAAAAAGACAATAACCTCTCACAACACGCCCCTCAACTAGAAGAGCAAACATTAAAACGGGGCTTGAAAGCTCGTCATTTAGCGATGATCTCTATTGGAGGGTCTATTGGTACAGGACTGTTTCTCAGCAGTGGTGCAGCGATTCACACAGCTGGCCCAGGTGGTGCTTTACTAGCGTTCGCTTTGGTTGGCGCAATGGTATACTTTGTAATGACTAGTTTAGGAGAAATGGCAGCTTTTATGCCAACAAGTGGTTCATTTAGTACGTATGGAACGAAATTTGTGGATCCAGCATTCGGTTTCGCCCTTGGATGGACCTACTGGTTTAACTGGGCAATGACTATTGCTGCAGAGTTATCCGCTTCCACGATGATTATGAAATTCTGGTTTCCAAACAGTTCATCATGGGTATGGAGTGCGTCATTCTTAATACTTATTTTCCTTTTGAATTATTTATCCGTTAAAGGGTATGGAGAAGGCGAGTATTGGCTTTCTTTAATTAAAGTTAGTGCGATTGTCATTTTCATCGTTGTTGGAGTACTTATGATTTTCGGCATCATGGGAGGAGAAGCAGTAGGCTTTAAAAACTTTACAGTCGATGATGCTCCTTTTTCAGGTGGCCTATTAGGTGTTTTTATTGTATTTATCGCAGCAGGATTCTCTTTCCAGGGTACAGAAATTGTAGGGGTAGCTGCTGGTGAAAGTGAAGATCCAGCCAAAAATATACCCATCGCTATTAAAAGTGTTTTCTGGAGAATTCTTTTATTTTATATATTCGCGATTTTTGTGATAGCGCTTCTAGTTCCTTATACTGATCCAAGTTTACAAAGTGAAAATGTCATGGTTAGCCCATTCACCCTTATATTCGAAAAGGCTGGGATTGCCTTTGCAGCATCCCTTATGAACGCGGTTATTTTAACGGCTGTATTATCAGCTGGAAACTCTAGTCTATATGCATCTACTCGAATGTTATATTCCATGGCGAGAGAAGGTCAAGCACCTCAAATTTTTGCAAAACTTAATAAACGTGGTATTCCTGTTGCTGGTATGGTTTTAACATGTGCAGTCGGTACACTTGCCTTTTTAGCATCATTCTTCGGCGATGGTAAAGTATATATCTGGTTAATGAATGCTATCGGTATTACAGGATTTATCTTTTGGCTAGGTATTTCTATTAGTCACTATCGCTTTCGAAAAGCATTTATGGCTCAAGGTCATTCATTGGATTTACTTCCGTATAAAGCCAAGTGGTTTCCAATTGGGACAATTTTTGCGATTGCTTGTGGGTTAATCGTTATTTTGGCACAGAATTTCCAGGCTTTCCTTGCAGATGAAGTTGATTGGGGTAGCGTGATAGCAGCATATTTAGGTGTCCCACTTTTCCTTTGTTTGTGGTTTGGATATAAAATTGCGAAGAAAACGAAATTAGTTAAACCAGAAGACGTAGAATTTGAATTTGATTATGAAAAAAAAATTAAATAA
- the rpsI gene encoding 30S ribosomal protein S9: protein MAQVQYIGTGRRKSSVARVRLVPGEGKIVINKRDVEDYVPFETLREIIKQPLVTTQTLGSYDVHVNVNGGGFTGQAGAIRHGIARALLTVDPDFRPALKSAGFLTRDPRMKERKKPGLKGARRAPQFSKR, encoded by the coding sequence TTGGCACAAGTTCAATATATCGGCACTGGTCGCCGTAAAAGTTCAGTAGCACGCGTACGTTTAGTACCGGGCGAAGGCAAAATTGTTATCAACAAACGTGACGTAGAAGATTACGTACCATTCGAAACTTTACGTGAAATTATTAAACAACCATTAGTAACTACTCAAACTCTAGGTAGCTATGATGTACACGTAAACGTTAATGGTGGTGGATTCACAGGTCAAGCAGGAGCAATCCGTCATGGTATTGCACGTGCGCTACTTACAGTAGATCCTGATTTCCGTCCAGCATTGAAATCTGCAGGATTCTTAACACGTGACCCACGTATGAAAGAACGTAAAAAACCAGGACTTAAAGGCGCTCGTCGTGCACCTCAGTTCTCAAAACGTTAA
- the rplM gene encoding 50S ribosomal protein L13, protein MRTTFMAKGHEVERKWLVVDAEGQTLGRLASEVAAILRGKNKPTFTPNVDTGDHVIIINAEKIHLTGNKLNDKIYYRHTQFSGGLKQRTALEMRTKYPTKMLELAVKGMLPKNSLGRQMFTKLNVYVGAEHPHAAQKPEAYELRG, encoded by the coding sequence ATGCGTACAACATTCATGGCTAAAGGTCACGAAGTAGAACGTAAATGGTTAGTAGTAGACGCTGAAGGCCAAACTCTTGGTCGTCTTGCTTCTGAAGTTGCAGCTATTTTACGTGGTAAAAACAAACCAACATTTACACCAAACGTTGACACAGGTGATCATGTGATCATCATCAACGCTGAAAAAATTCATTTAACTGGGAACAAGTTAAATGACAAGATTTACTATCGTCACACTCAATTCTCAGGTGGACTTAAACAACGTACAGCTTTAGAAATGCGTACTAAATACCCAACTAAAATGCTTGAATTAGCAGTTAAAGGGATGCTTCCTAAAAACTCTTTAGGACGTCAAATGTTCACAAAACTTAACGTTTATGTTGGAGCAGAACATCCACATGCAGCACAAAAACCAGAAGCATACGAGCTTCGCGGATAA
- the truA gene encoding tRNA pseudouridine(38-40) synthase TruA, producing the protein MRLKAIISYDGSGFSGYQVQPEKRTVQQELERVLCIMHKGDIVKVIGSGRTDAGVHATGQVIHFDSPLTIPMDNWRTALNVQLPGDIRISSVEQIRNDFHARYDATGKTYRYIWSLNEVHSPFERNYSVHVDRYKPNVELMKEASLYLLGTHDFSSFCASNTSVKDFVRTVHSIKFEMKKESNQVHMVINGNGFLYNMVRIIAGTLWEIAIGQKSVGELRGILESCDRSKAGKTAPAHGLYLEKVEYKP; encoded by the coding sequence ATGAGATTAAAAGCAATCATCAGTTATGATGGAAGTGGTTTTTCGGGTTATCAAGTTCAGCCAGAAAAACGAACTGTACAACAGGAATTGGAACGTGTTTTATGCATCATGCACAAAGGCGATATAGTGAAGGTAATAGGTAGTGGAAGAACGGATGCAGGTGTCCATGCAACGGGACAAGTTATCCATTTTGATAGTCCACTTACAATACCAATGGATAACTGGAGAACAGCTTTAAATGTACAGCTTCCAGGAGATATACGTATATCATCGGTAGAGCAAATTCGTAATGATTTTCATGCGCGCTACGATGCTACAGGGAAAACATATCGATACATTTGGTCTTTAAATGAAGTGCATAGCCCATTTGAGCGGAATTATTCCGTCCATGTTGATCGGTACAAGCCAAATGTAGAATTAATGAAAGAAGCATCGCTATATTTACTAGGAACACACGATTTCTCCAGTTTTTGTGCCTCAAATACGAGTGTGAAAGATTTCGTACGAACCGTGCATTCGATTAAATTTGAAATGAAAAAAGAGTCGAACCAGGTGCATATGGTTATTAACGGAAATGGCTTTTTATATAATATGGTGCGAATTATCGCAGGAACTTTATGGGAAATTGCAATTGGGCAAAAAAGTGTGGGCGAGTTGCGCGGAATTCTAGAATCTTGTGATCGTTCGAAGGCTGGGAAAACCGCTCCAGCACACGGTTTATACTTAGAAAAGGTAGAGTATAAACCGTGA
- a CDS encoding energy-coupling factor transporter transmembrane component T family protein has product MLEKMIFGRYIPGDSFIHRLDARAKMIFVFLFIAIVFIANNWITYGILLVFTFLIIRMSKIRLYFLINGLKPVVILIIFTFLLHLIFTREGDIIFHWKFITIYQEGLRQGIFIAIRFFVLVILTSILTLTTTPISITDALETLLGPLKKWKLPVHELALMMSISLRFIPTLMDETDKIMKAQMARGSDMTTGNMKERMRAIVPLLIPLFVSAFKRAEDLATAMEVRGYKGGEGRTRYRKLEWATRDTIIMFSLVVFAGILVYFRQ; this is encoded by the coding sequence ATGCTTGAAAAAATGATATTTGGTCGATATATTCCTGGTGATTCATTTATTCATCGACTAGATGCACGAGCTAAAATGATTTTTGTATTTTTATTTATTGCTATCGTTTTTATTGCAAATAACTGGATTACATATGGTATTTTACTCGTATTTACTTTTTTAATAATTCGTATGTCCAAAATTAGACTATACTTTTTAATAAACGGATTGAAGCCAGTTGTTATATTAATCATTTTTACTTTTTTGTTACATTTAATATTTACGCGTGAGGGCGACATTATTTTTCATTGGAAGTTTATAACGATTTATCAAGAGGGATTGAGACAGGGGATATTTATTGCCATCCGATTTTTCGTACTTGTTATTTTAACGTCTATTCTAACACTCACTACGACCCCTATTTCAATTACGGATGCCTTGGAGACACTATTAGGCCCTTTGAAGAAATGGAAGCTCCCTGTGCATGAATTAGCGCTAATGATGTCTATCTCTTTAAGATTCATCCCGACTTTAATGGATGAAACGGATAAAATTATGAAAGCACAAATGGCAAGAGGGTCTGATATGACAACAGGCAATATGAAAGAAAGAATGCGTGCCATTGTTCCACTTCTCATTCCTTTGTTTGTGAGTGCCTTTAAGCGTGCAGAGGACTTGGCTACAGCGATGGAAGTTAGAGGATACAAAGGTGGAGAAGGTAGAACAAGGTATCGCAAGTTAGAATGGGCAACAAGGGATACCATAATAATGTTTTCTCTCGTTGTGTTCGCAGGAATACTTGTATACTTTAGGCAATAA